GCGGTCTTTGTTGGAAAGTGTGCGTCCTCTTTGAAGTTGCCAATTTTAGTTTAAGGTGCTTAAAGGTTTTCGTACCCAACGTTTCACGCCACTGGctagttttctattttctagGCTAACGGTCCCTGCTGGAATTTGCGCCTCGCGTATCCTGGGGCTTCTGATACCCTCCGCCAGGCCTGAACTTGGGACCCACCGGCACCCCGTTCAGAGTGTCAGGGAGTATCAGAGATCAGAGATCTTCGAGCTCTACCATACAGAAGGCACCAAAAACGTCTGGTCCTCAGGGGGCGCCTCCTTGTTGATCCATCCGTTGCCCgctggaggaagaggagcagcTCTCACCCTGGGGCCCTCCGGCCTCGTAAGAACCACAAGTCCTCGAAGTCCCTTGCCGCGGGCGGTTCTTCCTGCCGTCTAACCTCAGGCGCCAGTTTCTTACCTGCTCAGCGGACCAAGTGGGTTTTGCCCAGAGACTGGGGACTGGCGGCGGAGGACAGTGGTGGGAAGGAACCGCGGGGAGCCCGAGGGGCGGGACGCCGGGACAGATGGGGCGGCTCGGACTGGGGCACCGCCCCTGCGCTCCGCGCACACCCGGAAGCAGCGCGAATCCAGTGGAGCCGGGCGGGCGTGGGAATCCAGGACGGGCGGAGGCGGTCAGGTTAGTGCAGAGAGTGGGTGGGCTTCCCGGTGCCGGCAGGAGCCGAGGTGGATCCTGGCTCAGAAGCATGGGTGCGGAGCGGTTGTCATCCGCGGCTGCTCGGgtcaggtggtggtggtggcctaTTGGGCTGTTTCCGTGGGAGGCGGGAGAGAGGGTACGGACCTTGGTCCCCAAAAGTTCCTTGTCCCAGTTAGGGGATTTCAAGGGGCGGCAGGGCCCTGTGGgtgagaggagggggtggggctgtTTCTGAACAGATATTTGAGCAGAAACCCTTTGCTCTCCCCAGCCAGTAGCAAGAGCAGAACTCCAGAACGAGGGAGGCCGGGGAGCTCCTGTCGAGAGCTCGGGAGCGGCCCAGCTGAGTAGGATGCTGGGACTATCAGCCTGTCAGTCCTTGAGGGGCCACGCCCGCCAGCAGGCCGTCACCGTCCACCCTGCCAGAGGTGGGGCTACCCGGGGACTGTTAGGCCGTGTTAATAGAACGCTGCACCGTCTGGCTCCCGGTCGTAGGGGCATATTTTCTTGAGTCGGTACCCAGCTAAGAGTTCTCAGCTCAGCTAAGAGTTCCTAGGACCCAGCCCGGCCCCGCCCGCAGAGAGGCGGACTCCGGGTGGGTGGGGCGCGGGGCTTCCCGAGGAGGGGCTTCTTTGGAAGGACACGTAGAAAGGAGTTCCCAAGGGCGCGAAGCAAGCCAAGGGCCCCGGCCGCTTCTCAAACGTTATCTGGCCTTCTCGACCTCTAGCCCGGCAGGCCTGTTTGACTTCTCCCATTTGTCCAGTCGTAGTGAGTGTGAGGGagcttcccccctcctccaggTTTTCAATGTCCCTCAGGTAGGCCTGCTGGGGAGACCACGGCCCGGTCCCACCCCTACTTACCTACCCCTTGGGGCGGGACTGCATCTATGCGGTTTACATAAAGTAGAATATTGCTAAatacagtgaaaataaaaatcaccccaaGTCTCCCCCTTCCCCAACAGAGGTAAACAATGGTAACTTCCTGTTAATTTCCAGACTATGGTTTTGGGTAAACACACAAGTATTAATATGTTTTCTACCAAAAGATTATGGGGGGGTGTTGCTCAAAAGGTACGTCCCTGTGCTCAGACGCAGGGTAGGGTTATCAAGTATCATTTTTCTTGCCAGGTCTGGGTGATGCTGGAGCACCCCTGCCCAGGTACTGTCCCAGCTTTGGCTCTCACGTTAGGGTCTGGGGGCAGATCTGAAACACAGAATAAACAGAAATGATTTAGCTCACATAATGGAAAAGTCCAAGATGGGACATAGTGTGATTAGGAGTGCACTTCTTCATCTCTTGGCTCTGTAGCCTCCTGTGCCAGTTTCATTCTCAGTCAGGCTCTTCCCAAGCAGCGGCAGAGGAGAACTACCCTTGCTTCTAGCTCAGCTTCAAGATAGGAAGGGAAACTTATGCCTCTTTCCTATTGGTCCAGCCAAATTTGCAGGTTGATTCTGATTGGTCCAACTTGAATCCTATGCCCAACTCTGAACAAATCATTTCAGGAAGGCGAATGGAATATGCAGATTGGCTAGGCCTGTTTCACTTGCCCAGGCCTGGAGCTAGGGAGTGGAGTTAGCCCTTACAACAGGCATGTGGATTgagaaaagggaagagggaaggtccCAGAGGTCAGTCAGGATTGCGGGAGGGAATCTGGGCAGGCGCAAACTACAGGTGTCCTTTGAAGTGAAGCCTGGAGATATAGTAGGAATTCAGGTCAGAAAACCAAAGTGGGGGCTGTGGTCCCACAGGGATCCTGGGGGCTCAAATTTAAGCTGAGGGCATACTGTACCAGCACATGGGCCTGGTTGTGCTGTGGGGCATGGGCACCATCCAGGATGAGGATGTCTCCAGTCAGCTTTGAAAAGAGAGACACCCTGGCCTGAGGAGGGAGCAGAACTTCTTTGCTTCTACTGCAACACTGTCCCTCTCCTCTTCCATCCCTGTGACCCTGGGCTCTTTCTCTGAGAAGACAGTGGAGAGACAGTCCTCACTGAAAAccttggctgggctgggctggtttGGGCTGGGCTGTGCAGAGCCAGAAGCACAAGGGGCTGCCTGTGGGATGATGAACTTACCCTCATAAGTATGCCAGCTGGGTGGGGACGGCTGGATGTCAGCTGAGGGGACAGCTTAGCCACGTGGGACTGGACAGTTGTCTCCAGAGCTGGGTTGGGGGTGATCTGAATGCCTATCTCTGTCCCCAGGAGGCAAGATGGCGGCTGGGCCAAATGAGCTTGAGGAGTGGGTGGGCAGTGCCTACCTATTTGTGGAGTCCTCGCTGGACAAGGTGGTCTTGTCGGATGCCTACGCTCACCCGCAGCAGAAAGTGGCGGTGTACAGGGCTCTCCGGACTGCCCTGGCAGGTGCGTGAGTGGGCGGGCACTTGGAGAGGAAAGGCTGGCCTGGGGCCTTTTGTGGGCGGGGCCAGGGACTGAGACCTCACCTCTTCAACTCTGTGGGCCTGTGCTTAACCAGCACTTTAAGGAAAAGATTcgttggggaagggaggaggaagacaCCTGGTTGCGTAGGGTCTGTCTTctctgtgtatgcatgtgtgcccTTGGGTGTAgacttgtgtctctgtgtctctgtatgATCTACCTATGTGTGCACTAACGTCCCCCTGCTCCATGCCCCCCACTCCCCGGATCAGCCCGCTCACTGCTGTCTACTAATCGcgcctctctcttcttttcctctctcactgCAGCACTCCTTGCCCAAGACCCCCTCCCCAGTACCTACCTTTCAGGTCCCTTTTTCCTATCTCAGGGCAGAGGCCACAGGAGGTTGAAGCCGATTGGGAGATCTGGCTCCGGCCTCAGAGCGGCGAGAGCCCCTCTCCTTCCAGGGCGGGGGGAGCCACACTAGGAGGCCGAAAACCTGAGAtctcccgccccctgccccgccaGCCACCTACCCAGAGGGCTTGGCTGCCCAGGGCAAACGCCCCTTTCTACCCTGCAAAGTCTTTTCCACGTCCTTTTTGCCCAATCTCATTTGGGGCTTCAGGGTTGGGGATAGCGTAGCACACACTCCGTCCTAGGGTGCTCCCTGTGATAGGTCCTGGCCTTTATTCTGGGTTGTTGCTGTTTACATCCCAATTTTGCTTCCCAGCTGGGAGCTCTGGCGAATAGCCGCGCCCCTAGgtctggggatggggagggcgtCTTACCTCGGGCTTCATCCCTCCTCCGGCCTCTTGGAGAATGGCCCCGCATGCCACCTGACTGCCCGCTTCCGCAGAGAGTGGCGGGAGCCCCGACGTGCTGCAGATGCTCAAGATCCACCGCAGCGATCCGCAGCTGATCGTGCAGTTGCGTTTCAGCGGGCGCCAGGCCTGCGGCCGCTTCCTCCGCACCTACCGCGAGGGGGCGCTGCGCGCCGCGCTGCAAGGGTGCTTGGCGGCGGAGCTGACCCTGCACTCCATGCCGCTGCAACTGGAGTTGCGCGCCGGCGCGGAGCAGCTAGATGCCTTGCTGACCGACGAGGAGCGCTGTTTGAATTGCATCTTCGCCCAGAAGGTGCGGCCGGGCTGgggccagggtggggtggggattcGCGGCTAAGACCCCCACCGACGCCGCACTCCCCTCCCTAGCCCGACCGGCTCCGGGATGAGGAACTAACAGAGTTGGAGGATGCGCTCAGGAATCTGACGTGCGGTTCGGGGGGCCAAGGGGGCGACGTTGAGGGCGCTCCGGCCCCCTCGCAGTCTCTGGCACCCTCTCCGTCGGAGGAGaagccaccgccgccgccgccgtctgGCCAGACTTTTCTGTTCCAGGGTCAGCCCGTAGGTGAGACTCCCggagagaagcagaggcaggATCCTCGGGAGGATGGAGTTTGGGGAGGGGCGAGGTCTGCGCGGGATAGTCGCGGGGCGGAAATGGAAGGGTGTCCCGAGCTCACTCCGCTTCCCACTCCCCCTGCAGTGAACCGGCCGCTGAGCCTGCAGGACCAACAGACGTTCGCGCGCTCAGTGGGCCTCAAGTGGCGCAAGGTGGGGCGCTCCTTGCAGCGCGGCTGTCGTGCATTGAGGGACCCGGCGCTTGACTCACTGGCCTATGAATACGAGCGTGAAGGGCTGTATGAGCAGGCCTTCCAGCTGCTGCGGCGCTTCGTGCAGGCCGAGGGCCGCCGCGCCACGCTGCAGCGCCTGGTGGAGGCGCTCGAGGAGAACGAGCTCACCAGCCTGGCAGAGGACTTGCTGGGCCTCACGAATCCCCATGGCGGCCTGGCCTAGCCTGGGTACCAGAGAAAGGGGCGGTCGGCCAGTTGCCCAGCCAGGGTTTGGAGCACCTGGATGACTGTAGGGTCCCTTCTGCTGCTACTGCTGACCTCCTGTCCACCCACGGGACTCTGAGGCCACACTGAAAACCAGAGATGACTGCCCTCTCCAGGAGTCGGACAAGCACCCACAATGTCTGCTGGGGTGCCACTGGGGGTTCTGTTCTAGATACTAGGATAGAGAGAGCGTATGGGGGACCTGCTGCAAGAGGTCTGCCTCACCTTTTCCCACCGCAGAAGAGGGGCTTTCAGCCAGACCTTACCTCTTCATTCATAGAACAATTTATTactattcattaattcaatataATTCATTAAGCACCTGCTGTAACCTAGGCATCATCCTGGGTGCTGCAAATACTGTGGTGAACAAAACACATGAATCCTGCCTGTCCCCAGTTCACACTCAGTCTGGGACTCTGAATATTAAGAAACAGTAATAAAATACTACCAGTTTTTTGATGTGAAAAATACAAGGAGTTCTGGGAGCAACTGAGCAGGGGCCTAACCCAGGTTAGGGGTTAGGCTTCCTGGGAGAGAAATGAGTGTGAATGTTGTGGGCGGTGGAATGAGAGAGGGCAATATTCTGGGCATGGTCAGCCTCAGGTGAGGTCTTGAGGAAGGTGAGAGGAAGGGATTTAGAACAGAAGGTTTACAGTGGCTGGATCTAGGGGTGGGTGGATTTGCAGAGACCCATTGTTGAGTGGGGGAGGCAGATAGCATGGGGTCAGGTAAACCAGTTtacagagtttggattttatctgGAGGCTAGTGAGAGGCCTTTAAAGGGTTTTGGCAGTTAAGGCTGGGaggctggtgaggatgcagagagagagaaaagacagtgCCCCAGGCTGGGGCAGTTAGCAGCAGAGATGGAGGGAAGGGATGAACATTGAGAGCTGTTTAGGACAAAGGACAACAGGCCTGGTGACACTGAATGAGGAAGGTTGGAGAGGACTCCAGAGTTTCTGCCTTTGCCAGTTGGATGGAAGGTGGAGCTGCCTGCTGAGATAGGGGCCCTGGGGGAGGTGAAGTGCTTGCTCTGTTTGGCACAAGTTGGGCATGATGTTCCTATAGAACATCCAGGGAGAGAGTCCAAGGATAGCTGGATCTATAGTTTTGAGTTCAGGAGAGTGTCGGGCCTAGGATTCAGAAATGTACAGGTGGGAGTGGGTGGGGTGGCCCAGGGGGAGGTCCTGAAGGTCACCAACCAGAAAAAAGAGCAAcccaaagaggaaggaggaaaaccagaTTTGGAAGCCAGGGGAATACCCACCTGCTGTGATGGAGGCTGCAAATCTGTCAAAGCTGCGGACTGTCCACTGGAGTCAGGGAAAAGGTTACTAGGTGGGGGCTGTTTCTGGGACATGGTGTGGACAGCCTGAAACCAGACCACAGGAGGGATGGGAGGTGAGGTAGCAGAGACAGCCGGACTAGAGGACTCCTGAGAAGTCTGTGACCGGGAGAGTGAGGCTCAGGTTGGAAGGTTTATTTTGTAAGGGAGAATATTGGTGGGAAGAAGTCAGAAGGCACAGTCATAGCCACTGGAAAGAGGATGGCACTGGGTAGCAGTGCTGGTTCTCACAGTCTGCcctcagaaactctggggtggggtggggcggggcggggcggagtGGGTGTTGTCTACTCCAGGCCCCACTGCATGGCTGGGACCTGGAGGCTCTGAGTTCCAAGAAGAGAGAGGTGGCAGCCAGAGCTGGGCAAGGCCTGGACCCTCAATCTCCAGAGCGCCTCTCTGCCCGCCTGTGTCCACATCAAACCCTTTGCTCACTGGTCTACTTCAGGAGTCCCCCAAGCTAAACCAATCCCTGCCAGCCCTACCTGGCCTGCAGTGGGCCCAGGCTTGGTTATTTCTTCCTGCAGGAGGTGATGATGGCCTGGGGCACTAGGGAATAAAGAACTCAGAACTGCCTCTGGAGAGACAGACTGAAGTGCTCACCTGTGAAGTTAAAGCAGACAGGGTTGGCCCCCTTCTCCTGCATCCAAGTGGATGGATAGGGAGAGGGGCAAGGGATGACAGAGGAAAGAGTCTTGGACTGAATTCCAGAAGATCTGGGACAGTGCTCTTACCTTCCGCCTGTAcgatcctgggcaagtcactcaactgCCTGAGGGGCAGCGTCCCCATCTGGGCATGATCAATGACAGCTGCTGCCAGGGTTGTGAGAATTGAGCACGCAGTTTTGTTAGTCCTTGTGTGCGTGGTGTGTCTGCTGGCAGGCATGGCAGACCCAGGAGAAAGGAGGCAGCCATGTATCCGGGGCACTTTTTGGACCCTGTCTTGCGGAACCAGGGCTCCTGGAAAGCTGTCGAGAGGCACTTCCAAGGATGGCGTGGGAGGGGTCGATGCCAAGCCCTCCTGCGCTGGGGCtcctgcccagcccaggcccttTCCGCTCcggagaggcaggggtggggaaacTAACCAGAAAGGTTAGTGCTTCTTCCTGTCCCCTGGAAAGGCAGAATTGGGAAGTTTGAGCCTGCACGGAGACCAGAACTCACCACTTTGCGTCTTCCCAGAGAGAGCTGACC
This region of Balaenoptera acutorostrata chromosome 19, mBalAcu1.1, whole genome shotgun sequence genomic DNA includes:
- the TRADD gene encoding tumor necrosis factor receptor type 1-associated DEATH domain protein isoform X1; translated protein: MLGLSACQSLRGHARQQAVTVHPARGGKMAAGPNELEEWVGSAYLFVESSLDKVVLSDAYAHPQQKVAVYRALRTALAESGGSPDVLQMLKIHRSDPQLIVQLRFSGRQACGRFLRTYREGALRAALQGCLAAELTLHSMPLQLELRAGAEQLDALLTDEERCLNCIFAQKPDRLRDEELTELEDALRNLTCGSGGQGGDVEGAPAPSQSLAPSPSEEKPPPPPPSGQTFLFQGQPVVNRPLSLQDQQTFARSVGLKWRKVGRSLQRGCRALRDPALDSLAYEYEREGLYEQAFQLLRRFVQAEGRRATLQRLVEALEENELTSLAEDLLGLTNPHGGLA
- the TRADD gene encoding tumor necrosis factor receptor type 1-associated DEATH domain protein isoform X2 — translated: MLEHPCPGGKMAAGPNELEEWVGSAYLFVESSLDKVVLSDAYAHPQQKVAVYRALRTALAESGGSPDVLQMLKIHRSDPQLIVQLRFSGRQACGRFLRTYREGALRAALQGCLAAELTLHSMPLQLELRAGAEQLDALLTDEERCLNCIFAQKPDRLRDEELTELEDALRNLTCGSGGQGGDVEGAPAPSQSLAPSPSEEKPPPPPPSGQTFLFQGQPVVNRPLSLQDQQTFARSVGLKWRKVGRSLQRGCRALRDPALDSLAYEYEREGLYEQAFQLLRRFVQAEGRRATLQRLVEALEENELTSLAEDLLGLTNPHGGLA
- the TRADD gene encoding tumor necrosis factor receptor type 1-associated DEATH domain protein isoform X3, whose translation is MAAGPNELEEWVGSAYLFVESSLDKVVLSDAYAHPQQKVAVYRALRTALAESGGSPDVLQMLKIHRSDPQLIVQLRFSGRQACGRFLRTYREGALRAALQGCLAAELTLHSMPLQLELRAGAEQLDALLTDEERCLNCIFAQKPDRLRDEELTELEDALRNLTCGSGGQGGDVEGAPAPSQSLAPSPSEEKPPPPPPSGQTFLFQGQPVVNRPLSLQDQQTFARSVGLKWRKVGRSLQRGCRALRDPALDSLAYEYEREGLYEQAFQLLRRFVQAEGRRATLQRLVEALEENELTSLAEDLLGLTNPHGGLA